The genomic interval AATGTTGGCATGGTGGCCGGATAATAGCACGTCCGGCACCTCCATGTCTCGAAAGACCCTCGGCTTGGTGTATTGGGGATATTCTAATAAACCTTGAAAGAAGGAGTCCTCTTCATAGGAAGCACGCTCCTTAATAACCCCGGGAATCAATCGCGCAATGGTATCAATCATGACCATGGCCGGCAATTCACCACCGGTGAGCACATAGTCGCCAATGGAGTATTCGCTATCGACAAAATGGCGTATCCGCTCATCAAAGCCTTCGTAATGCCCGCAGACAAAAGATAGCTCGTCACGGTCGGCAAGGCGAACAGCATCGGACTGGGTAAAGGTCTTTCCCTGAGGCGAAAGCAAAATGATTTCGCTGTTATCGCTCATCGGTGCATTGGCTTCCATGGCCGCAATCAAGGGCTGGGGCATCAGCACCATTCCCTGACCGCCCCCATAGGGCGTATCATCCACATGCCGGTGCTTGTCCAAAGCAAATTCGCGGAAGTTAATGACCTCTAAAGAAAGAATGCCCTTATCTTGAGCCTTTCCCAAAAGGCTGGCGGATAAGGCACCGTCAAACATTTCCGGGAAAAGCGAAAAAACGCGTATTTTCATGGTTATTCGTCCCTTAATCCGGCCGGTAATTGCACATCCATTTGGCCAGCGGCCAAATCAACCCGATTTACCACCGTTTTTAACGCCGGCACGTAGATCCTTTTCCCATCGGTCCCATGAACAACATAGACATCATTTGCCCCGGGTTGCAACACTTCCCTTATCTCTCCCAGGCAGATGCCGTCCTCATAAACGGAAAGGCCGATTAAATCGTCAATGTAAAAGCGATCCGGCGGCAAAGGCCGCCGCTGATCAAATGGGATGAGACAATCATAGCCTTTAACCGCCTCGGCAGCGTTACGGTCTTCCAAGCCGTCCAGCTGTAGTAAGACGCTCCCCTTGTGGTATCGGCGGCTCCGGATGGTATATTTTTCCACCATTTCTTTATGCGCCAGCATGATTTCATCCAAGTCATCAAAACGTTTGGGATCATCGCAGAGCGGCTTTATTTTCAACTCACCGTGAACGCCGTGTGCTGCCTGGACTTGACCGACGGTAACCGTTCTCAATTTAGGCATTGGGCCGACGGATGTCGATGACGACATCATCTTTGATGACCACTTCGCGGTTCAGGTTCAAGTTGAAGGGTTCACCAACGGCCAATTCGGTGACAAAGTTGCCCTCACCGGCCGTCACCTCTTCCCCTTCAGCTAAAATATCAACCGCTTGCTTACCGCTTTCAATTTGTTCCCGGTAAACAGCAATTTTTTGCCGTTCCATGTTGAATTGCTGCCGCAATTGTTCAATTTGCGGATGTGCCTTCAACGTCAGTTCGGTCATGGTTTTATCCATTTGTTTATCAAAATTAGCCAGTTCTTCGTCAATTTTCGCAATCTGCTCATCAACTTCAGCTAAGGCTTTTTCTTTATAGGCTTGTGTAACCACTTGTTTGTAGGTCACTTTGCCCATAACAGTTAATTTTTCTTCGCTCATGGATGGCTCCTTTCTAAAAAATCCGGAATCCCAACGGGCTTCCGGATCCAATCTTTATTCTACAATTTCAACATACACTTTTTTATGCATACGAGCGCCTACCGCTTTGAGCACCGTGCGCAAAGCATTGGCAATTCGGCCTTGTTTACCGATAATCTTGCCCATATCTTCGCCGGCGACTTGCACTGTTACGTTAACGGCTGTGTCGCTCTCTTTGATACGAACTTCAACCGCTTCCGGATAATCCACCAGTGCCTGCACCAAATGTTTGACCAGTGCTTCCATGGTTACCACTCCTTAAGCATTTTTCTTCACGCCTGCTTTTTTGAAAAGACTGCGCACTGTATCGGACGGCTGAGCACCGGTAGAAAGCCATTTCTGTGCTTTTTCTGCGTCAACCTTGATATCAGCCGGGTTTTTATTCGGATCGTAATAACCAATTTCTTCGATAAAACGACCGTCACGCGGTGCACGGCTGTCAGCTACGACAATACGATAAAAAGGTTTCTTTTTAGCGCCCATGCGTTTTAATCTGATTTTTGTTGCCATTCTTCCTCACCTCCTATGTGAGATTACAGCCCGAAAAAGGGTAACCGTTTCTTTTTACCGCCTTTTCCGCCGGCCATTTGTGTTAATTGTTTCATCAGCGTTTGCGATTGGTCAAATTGTTTTAACAGTCGGTTGACATCTTGCACGCGCACGCCTGCACCTGCCGCAATGCGCTTGCGGCGACTGCCATTTATGATTTTCGGGCTTTGACGCTCTGCTTTGGTCATGGAAAGAATCACAGCTTTACTGCGTTCCATTTCCCTTGCGTCAATCTTAACATTCTTTAAAGCCTTCTTGTTAAGCCCCGGAACCATCTCTAAAAGAGAATCCATATCCCCCATTTGCTGCATTTGGGTCATTTGTGCTAAATAATCTTCCAAGGTAAAGGATTGGTTGATAATCCGTTCTTGGATTTTCTGCGCCTCTTCCTCGTCAAAAGCTTCCTGCGCTTTATCAATGAGCGTCAAGACATCGCCCATCCCCAAAATACGGTTGGCCATGCGGTCCGGATGAAAGGGTTCAAGCGCATCCAGTTTTTCACCCATCCCGATAAACTTAATCGGGCAACCGGTCACTTCCTTAACGGACAAGGCGGCACCACCGCGCGTATCCCCATCCAGTTTGGTGAGGACCAGTCCGGTAATGGCCAAGGTCTCATTAAACCCATCTGCCACGCTAACGGCATCTTGACCCGTCATGGCATCGATCACCAGTAAAATTTCGCTGGGATCCACAGCCGCTTTAATGCCCTCCAACTCTTCCATCAGAGCGGCATCAATGTGCAGGCGGCCGGCCGTATCCAAGATAACCACGTCATTGTTGTGTGACCGCGCATGCTCCCGGGCCCGCACGGCAATATCAACCGGGCTTTCATCCGTACCTTCCGAATAAACAGGAATATCCAGCTGGTCACCGAGCACTTCCAATTGCTTGACCGCAGCCGGTCGATAAACATCGCACGCCACCAGAAGAGGTCTTTTTTTCATTTTATCCCGCATGTAGCGGGCCAATTTACCGGAGGTGGTTGTCTTACCGGACCCTTGCAAGCCGACCATCATAATTACTGTTGGCGGCTGGGAGGCAATTTGGATTTTTTCCTGCTCGCCACCCATCAGCTGGGTTAATTCATCGTGGACGATTTTAACCACTTGCTGGCCGGGTGTCAGGCTTTCCATCACTTCACTGCCTAAGGCGCGGTCCTTAATGTGAGCGACAAAAGACTTAACCACTTTATAGTTAACGTCTGCTTCCAGTAAAGCCAGTCGCACTTCTTTTAAAACATCTTTTAAGTCTGCTTCACTAATCTTGCCTTTACCAGTGATTTTAGAAAAAACATCTTGTAGGCGATCCGCCAATCCGTCAAAAGCCATCGTTTTGGCCTCCTTTCAAGATTGAGAGCACATCCATGGCCACTTGGAAGACCTTGGCATCTCCGCCGGCTAAGTCCTTTATAGCCCCTTCCAGCTGTGTATAATAAGCCTGGTATTGCTCATCTTTTTTTGCCAAAGCCAACCGATTTTCATAATCGGTTAAAAGCGATTCCACGCGCCGCAAGGTACTGTGAACGGCTTGACGGGAAGTATCCATAGCACTGGCAATCTCCGCCAGTGACAAATCCTCTTCATAATATAAAGTAAATAAATCCCGCTGTTTGTCCGTTAACAAGGGGGCATAAAAATCAAACAAACGCGTTATCTCTGCAAGATGACCTAACGTTGTACTCAATCCATCACCTGTCAATCTTTTTCCCTTGACACCTGTAGTATCATAGCAAGTTTATCCCTTACTGTCAAGATTTTTTTCACCGGTACTGCCGAAGCCTCCCGTCCGCTGGGCAAGAGCTTCGTCATCATCGCAAAGAAGGTGGGGTAAAAAAACACCCTGCATAAATCGCTCTCCGGCAGCCAGGGTCAAGACGTCCCCTTTTTTACTGTCATTGGTAATCGTGGTCAGAATATGACCTTCATTTAGTGCGCCGTAGTAGTCGCTGTCAATAACGCCAATGGTATTCGCCAATTGCAAGCGATAGCGAATCCCTAAACCGCTGCGCGGCATCAGCAAAAGCACCACCCCTTCAGGCATGGCTGCACGGATGCCCGTTGGAATGCAAATGCTTTCACCCGGTGACAAGTGAATTTGAAAGGGCGTGTAAAAATCATATCCCGCACTGCCGGCCGTGGCACGGACCGGCAAGGAGATCTTGCGATAAACCGCTTTGATGTCCAAAACAGAATATCCGTTTTTTTCAGCGTCCTCTGCAAACTGTTTTGCACTGACTTTTTCAAAATAAATCATCTTAACCCTCCAAAATAACAGCTTATTCTTGAAACACAAATGCCAAACTGTTATAATTTTAATGTTAGTTTAAAAAGAAAAGGGGATTTTCATGGGTCGTATACATAATATTGAAGGCAAAAAAAATAAGATGGACAGCCAACGATCGGCAAGCTTTACCAAACATGCGCGCAACATCAGTGTTGCAGCCCGTATGGGTGGCGGTGATCCAGCCTACAATGCAACGCTAAAATTGGCCATCGATAAGGCAAAGGCAGATAATATGCCCAATGATAACATACAGCGGGCTATAAAAAAAGGGACCGGCGATAACGATTCAGACAAATTTGAGCACATTACCTATGAAGGTTACGGTCCCGGTGGGGTTGCCATTATGATTGACTGCTTAACCGATAATAAAAACCGAACAGCCGGTAATGTCCGCCACCTCTTGGATAAAAATGGCGGCAACCTTGGTACCAACGGTTGTGTGGCCTTTCTTTTTGAACGCAAGGGGGCCATCGCCATTGATCGTGCAGAAACGCCGATAGGCGAAGATGAATTGATGGAGCTGGTACTTGAAAACGGTGCTGAAGATTTCATCAGCGAAGCGGATTATTTCGAAGTCATCACCGGACCTGAAGATTTTTCACCGGTATTGGATGCCTGTCGAGAAGCCGGTGCTTCGATTATCACCAGCGATATCAGCATGCTACCGGTCACCACTGTCGAGGCCGACAAATCAACTTCCTCTAAAATGGAAAAATTGCTCAATGATTTAGAAGCCGACGATGACGTACAAAATGTCTACACAAATGCTCAATAATCAAAGGCCAGACCAGCTAAAAAGCCGACCGATTCAAGTTGAATCGGTCGGCTTTTTTTACCTGCGACAAAATCGGCAGCAATGATTCTCCGGTGCCGGCCATTCATAAAAACCGTCACCGCATACAGAGCAGGTTTCAAGAGGCACTTCTAGCAAAATATCCCAACTTGGATTAGCCAAGTCACCGATACGCAAGGGCGCATCCCAATGCAAGCCGCTAACGGGACATACATCTTGACACAAACCACATTGGCTGCACAATACCGGCGCATAACTCAGCGCCTTACCCATCTCTGTTTCATCAATCCGCAGTGCCTCACGGGGACAAATAGCTGCACAAGCGCCACAAAATTGACAAGCCGTCGCCCGCAATCGTCGATAGGGCAATTCTTCCTGCCAAGACGCTTTCGGGTATTTTTGATAGGGTCGCATAAGGAGGGCCCGACGCGATATGGGCCTCCCTTCTGCTGCTGAAAAATAGTGCGCGGTTTGTAATTGCCATTCCGCCTTGCCGGTTTTTTGCAGCCGTTGCCAGCCTGCAGCAATAAATTCCCGACGGTTGCTTGTTGGATCTTGGAAGCCCAGCAGGTCACCGGGATTTTGGACAATGGTCAGTCGCTCCCGATAGGGCAGGGAAAGCTGTTCCATCCGCCCTATCAGGGCCTCTGCCGACCAACTGTTGACACAAGGCCGGCAGGACTCTTGATCAACATAGAGAATCAGTTGGGAGACATGCTGTAAAACCGTTGCCAACCACTCCGGTTCCAACTGGGTGAAACAGCTGATGCGTCCATCAACCGACGCACCACTTACATCATGGGTACAGCCGATGACCGGGCAAGCTTTTCCGCGGCAATAGTCAGCTAACAGAAAGCTGTCAAGGGTATAAACCCGCTCCGGGCAATCACGAACGCAACGTCCGCAAGCCCGACAGCGCTCAACGAGCGGTCCCTTATCCGTTAATACAATCCCTTTTTCAGGGCAAATATCTGCACATAAAGAGCAAGTCGCCAAAGGGGACCGGCAGCGAACGCACAGGTCTGCATTCGCTGTTATGCGGCCCAATAATTTTTGAGCCCCCCATCCTAAAACGTTCACAGCGCATCAGCACCTTTTGGTAAGGAAATGGTAAAAGTAGACCCTAGGCCAGGCACGCTTTCCGCCAGCAAGGTTCCTCCATGCGCCTGTACAATAGACCGGGCAATCCACAAGCCCAAGCCGGCGCCATGGCCGTCAGCCTCCACTGCCTCTCCGGCAGTGTCAAAGGCGTTAAAAATACGCCCCACTTGCTCCGGGTTCATCCCCCGTCCGCTATCTCTTATGTCTAAATACAGATGGGCATCATCCTGGCGAATGGCCAGATGAACCTCTCCGCCGGACTGGGTAAATTTAAAGGCATTGTCGACAATATTCACCAAAACCTGACGAAATTTATTTCTATCCAGCTCAACAACCGTACCTTTAGGGATATCGTTAATCAGTTGAACACCGGTTTGCTCCATGCGCAGTTCAAACTGACCTTGAATTTCCAGGCCCAGTAAATAAAGGTCTGCCCGTTCAGGAGACAGCACGACTTTGTCACCGGATAGCCTTGCCCAATCGAGCAGTTGATTGATCACATAAAGCAAGGCATCCGATTCCTGGATAATTTTTTTCGTATAAATATGTTGCTTAGGATTTAGCGGCCCGGCCATTTCTTGATCCAATAATTCGCCGAACCCTTTAATGATATTTAATGGCGTCCGCAGATCATGGCCAATTTGTGCCACATAATAAATCCATTCGTTTGCCTTTGACTCATGCATGGTCGGCCTCCATAAGCTCATCTGCGTGCGATTGGACAATCTCCAGGATGTCTTCATAATGCGCCGCTTCTTCATCGCGAATGCGCTTTAAAATCAATTTTTCCGCCTCTGAGTCAACCATATGCAGTAAGGTCTCATAATAAAATACCGCTGCTTCTTCTTCGGCCAAATAGGTCACCATAAATGCCATGATGCCTTCAGAAAAATCCGGTGGTCGATGTATTGCCCTGCAGTTAAAATCAGGCACTTGCCGGCCCAGCATGCCGGCCAAAAAATTGGCATGGCTCAGTTCTTCTTGGGCATAAGAAATAAACCGTATTTTTATATCAAATGCGCTAATTTCCTGTGCCATAGCAATAAAGGCCTCAGCTGATTTAAGCTCATCGACCAATCCTCTGCACAAGACCTGTTCAAAATCTTGAAGCATAGGCCCTCCATTACTTCATCCGCAACCGAAAATCCAATTTTTGATGCTGCTTTAACAAGGGAAAACGCCGCAATTTAAAAATACGCACGATTGACGATACCAAGATAAAAGCCAGCGCAATCGCACCACAGGCCACTAACGAATTGGTTGCATATCGCATGGATACAGGGATATTGCCATTGATAAAGTTTTCGATAGCTCGGTAGACCCCGGCACCAGGTACAATCGGCAAAACACCAACAATCAGATAAACCATAACGGGCACCTTCGTAACACGCGCCATAATTTCAGCGTAAATAGCCAAGGCAATGGATGCTATAAAAAAGTCAAAGGCCTCTCCGGCAATGACGTTCAAATCAAAGGCCAGCTTACCCAAGGCACCGCCTAAAGATGTCCAAAAGACCAATTGACCGCGCAAATTGTACAGAAGCGCAAAACCAATGCAGGAAAAAAAAGAAAAAATATAGATCATGTCAGCCATTTCCACCCTTCTGAAACCGCCCAATAACCGACGGTACTGCCGATGGCTATCGCACTACCGACTAAGGTACATTCCAGCCCGGCTATCATCCCGGCCAAAAGGTCACGCGCAATCATATCACGAATAGCCGTTGTAAAGGCAATACCTGGAACCAATATCATCAAGGTACCGGTGATGATGCGTCCGAGGTGAAGGTCTGGCATAAATAAAGAACAGCCTGTTGCTACCGTTGTGTGGATCAGGCTTGCTACTAGGGTGACAAAAAAAGCATTGGCATGAAAACGTTCCATTTGCATACAAAGTGCTTTGGCCAAGGCAACGGCAGACATGGCCACCACAGCATCTTTAAGGGTACCGTCAAAAAACAAGGTAAAGAAAAAGCCAATCAAAGCAGCTGCAAACAACTGGGTCGGAAACCCATAAACAGGTCCTCGGCGAATTTCTTGCGTATGCTGACGCACTTCAGCCAGGGGTGGTTTTTGCGCACAAATATACCGCACATAATCATTGACCTCGCAAACAATTCTATAATTGGTGCCCCTGGCATAAACACGGCGCGTTTTGGTCACCGTTTCTTTATCTGCTGTTTCCATCGATAAAATGATCAAATTCGGGATGGCAAAAACATCGGTGCTTTCGATGCCATAGGCTTTCAAAATACGTTGCATCGATTCTTCCACCCGGTATATTTCAGCACCATTAACTAAAAGGAGCACGCCCAAGTCAATTGTCGTGCTCAGCAATCGGTGGTAACTTAATTCTGTATCCAGGTGCTCACCCATTACAATCCTCTAAATAGGTCGCCCTAATAATATCCTGACGGGTGACAATGCCAAGCAATTCATCTTCTTCATTGACAATGGGGATGCGGTTCACTTGTTTGGTCAGCATCAACTGGGCCACTTCAGAGATATCCGCATATTCCGGCAAGGTCAGCGGATAAGGCGTCATGAGTTCAGACACCGTTGTGGCCGTCAAGGCTTCCACTTCAGACTTCATATTTTTGTAATTGATGGGAAAGGCGCTATCTAAAAACATCAGATACAGCGGTTTTTGAAGAGGTTTCTGCTGCTTAACCAAGTCACCCTCAGTTAAAATTCCCACCAACCGATTGTTGCGATCCACCACCGGCGCACCACTGATATTGTGCTCGACAAAAACCGTCGCTGCTTCCTTTAAATCAATTTCAGGGCGTATGGTGATCACATCACGGGTCATAATATCTTTTGCCAGCATTGTGGATGACCTCCTCTTTCATCAAAATAGCATTCGGATTAAAAGAACTGCTCTGTCTTTAAAAACCGTAAAAATTCTTCATTGGCTTGCGTTTTAAATTTTTTCTTATGGTAAACAATTCTAAAGCGTCGTTTAAACTCTTCTTCTTTAAGTTTGACCATCGCCAAGGTCCCAGCCTTTAAATCATTTTTGATGGCCCAACGCGACACAATTGTGAAACCGTAACCGCTTTTCACCGCTGTTTTTAGGGCGGTGGTGCTGCCCAGGCGCATCATCACATTTAAATTATTTGCGGAAAAACCGGCCAGCTTAAGATGGTGTTCAATTTCAGCCCGCGTGCCCGATCCTTTTTCTCGAGAAATAAAGGGGTATTTATCCAATTCAAAAACGGATATGCTGTCATGTTTTGCCCAGGGATGATTAGGACTGGTGATTACCACCAATTCATCATCTAAAAATGGAATGGATTCCAAATCTTTTCCAACCGGTGGTCCCTCTACCAGACCCACATCCAAAGTTGTACCGTGAATGGCCATTTCAATTTCATCTGAATTAGACACATCCAGGGATAGGGTTACTTTAGGGTGACGTTTTTTAAAGGTCCCAAGAATATAAGGGGCAATGTACTCACCAATGGTATTACTTGCCCCAATGCGCAGGCGACCAATGATGGTACTGTTCAGCTCCTGCATATCTTTTTCAAGATGCTGCTGCATATTGTTCATTTCTGTCGCAAATTTATAAAGCAACTCACCGCTTTCCGTCAGTATAATATTGCGGCTGACGCGGTCAAAAAGACGCGTACTGTAATGTTCTTCCAACATTTGAATTTGAAAACTCACAGCCGGTTGCGTTAAAAATAAGGCTTTTGCTGCCTTTGAAAAGCTTTTCTTTTCAACAACCATTAAAAAAACACGAATGCTATCATTTAACATCTGGCCACCCCCTTACTTTTGTTCCAAAATTTTTTCTAAGTCTGCTTCCGCCAAGTAGTGAATGAAATGACTGCAGGCTTCTGATTCAAAATGGTTCTCATTGAGCAAAATATTAAATCGACGCGGCATTTTTAAGTCCTTTATCCGGACAATAGAAGCCATCTTGCCTTCCACCATATCTCTAGCAGCCCACTTGCTCATAACGGAGATGCCCAATCCGCTGATGATGGCAGATTTAATCGCCGTAATATTGCCAATCTCCATGATGATGTTTAAAGATTCAACGTCAAATTCCGCATCAATGAGGGCCTGTTCAAAGACCAAGCGGCTACCGGACCCCGGCTCCCGAATGATAAATGGCTCTCCTGCCAGTTCATCCAGCGTCACTTCTTCACGTTCTGCCCAGGGATGCGTTATCGGAACAACAATCACCAATTCATCTTCTAAGATGCTCTGAAACATTAGTTCATCGTGTTTGACTTGACTTTCCACTAAACCGACGTCCAGATGGTTTGATAACACCAATTCTTCAACGTGCTTCGTATTATAAATTTCTAAGGTGATATCCACATCCGTATATTCATTTTTAAAAGCACAAATAATATAGGGCATAATATATTCACCAACCGTTCGGCTGGCGCCAATCATCAAGGTGCCCTTGACATGTCCTGTCAATTGCTGCATTTTACGTTCCAACTGACTTTGTAAATCATTCATTGATAAGGCATATTCCAGTAAAAGTTCACCAGCTTCAGTCAATTTGACATGGCGGTTTACACGGTCAAACAACATGGTTTGATAATACTGTTCCAAGGTTTGTATTTGAAAACTGATGGCCGGTTGCGTTAAATTCAATGCCTTAGCGGCCTTCGAAAAATTCTTTTTATCAGCAACGGTAATAAATACCTTTAAGCTGTCACTTAACAAAGAGTTTCCTCCTTTAATATTCTTGTCTATCCAGCAGCTTATCAATGATTTGGCAAAAATGAGGGGGTGGCGGTGCAAAAATAGAAATCCATTGATTGAGCTGTGGATGGAAAAATTGCAATTGCCAACTATGTAGAGCCTGCCCCTTGAAGCCGTATGCCTTTTGTCCTGGAGCATATGCCCAATCCCCTATGCAAGGGTGTCCCAGGGAAGCCATGTGTACCCGAACCTGATGGGTTCTTCCCGTCCATAAACGAACCGCTGCTAAAGAAGCCTCATCAGTGCAAATCAATGCATCGATATCACTGACAGCGGGCCGGCCGGCAGGATTAATTTCTCGTTTGTATGGGTGGCCGGTAATCCGTGCAATTGGCGCATCAACCCGTTTAAATGCAAAAGGCAGGCAGCCATGCACCAAGGTTAAATAGCGTCGCAACACCTTATGTTGGCCAAAGTCTTCAGCCAGCTGGGCGTGCGTTTCCATATCTTTTGCAACCAGCAAGGCACCGGAGGTGTCTTTGTCCAATCGGTGGACGATACCCGGTCGAAAATAATCGGTCCCCGGCGATAGTCTCGTATGGGCAAGCAATCCATTTACCAGGGTCGCATCATCGCAGGGGGTTGCTGCATGCACCAAAAGGCCTACCGGCTTATTGACAACTAAAAGCCACTCGTCCTCATAAAGAATATCCAGCGGCATGTCAACCGGCGTCAAGTCAATTGGCTGCGGTGCAGACCATTCAATACCATCGCCACATGTCAATTGCCGGCCGGGTTTGCGAACGACTGCTCCATTAAGGCGTACCCGTCCTTCTTTCACAGCCTTTCGAATGGCCGACCTGCTTTCACCCATTTGTCCGGCGAGCCATTCATCCAAGCGTTGCCGGTCTTGTACCCCGTATTGAAATTTACTTGTTTGTGGACTTGTTTTCATCTTTAAAAATAAACACCGCCATCAAGAAAACACCGCAGGTAACCGCAATATCAGCTACATTAAAAATTGGAAAAAAATGAAAGTCAATAAAGTCCGTCACACTGCCCTTTACAATACGATCAATTAAATTGCCAAGAGCGCCGGCGATAATCAACCCTGTCGATATTTCCAGGAGAAGGGATTGATGCTTATTCTGATGACGATACCATAAAAGAAAAGCCAAGAGCAAAAAAGTCAATGCGATGAATAAAACCCGGCCACCTGCCATAATGCCAAAGGCCGCACCTCTATTTTCAATATAGGTGAGGGACATCAGCGAAGAAGTGATCGGTATGCTCTGACCTAAATCCATTGCATCCCGTACCAGCCATTTGCTAACTTGATCTAAGCCCAACATTAAAACGATAATACCCAAAAATTTAGTTTGCATATAGAACTCTCTAGATAGCCTGTGCCATGGCCAGTAAGTTAGCAAGCCATTCGCTGATACCCGGCAAATTCATTGTAATGATATTTTTCAAAATCATACCAACGATGGCCAATACAAGGGCTAAGCCAATGGTGCTGCCCAAGCCTCTGGCCAAGCCGATGAGGAAGTTCATAAAAAGCAACCGGTAAGGATGTGCCAAATAGCTTGCATATTCAGCCAAGCGCGCTTTTTCCATAGCAGAAATAAGCTTATTAAACTGTTCCTGATTAGACCCGTTACCATCCGCCAGATCCTGAAGCTCTTCTTTAGCCTCCCGGTAGCGAATGTCCGGTGACTCCCCCATTTTACGCTTGCTAAAAAATACCACAGCAGATCCTCCTGTTTTTAATTATTAAGTGCATGTATCGGCGCCGGAATCCGCCCACCACGGGCTATAAAAGCGCTTGAATCATAGCGACTGATGTCCATAATCGGTGCATAGCCTAATAAACCGCCAAATTCTACTTTATCCCCTACAGATTTACCTGGAACAGGAATAACGCGGACAGCAGTGGTTTTGCGGTTAATCATCCCAATGGCCGCTTCATCGGCAATCATAGCAGCAATGGTGGAAGCCGGTGTATCACCTGGAATAGCAACCATATCAATGCCGACGGAGCAGACCGACGTCATTGCTTCCAGCTTACTAAAAGACAGGGCGCCTTCCTGGGCAGCCCGAATCATTCCCGCATCTTCGCTGACCGGTATAAAAGCACCTGATAATCCGCCAACATGCGAACTGGCCATTGCGCCACCTTTTTTTACAGCATCATTTAGCATGGCTAGGGCTGCTGTCGTCCCATGCGTGCCGACCCGTTCCAAGCCGATGGCTTCTAAAATATCCGCAACCGAGTCCCCCACGGCCGGTGTCGGGGCCAAAGACAAGTCTACAATGCCAAAGGGAACGCCCAAACGGTCTGCGGCAACACGACCGACCATTTCACCGCTACGGGTAATCTTATACGCCATGCGCTTAATATGTTCCGCAATAACATCAAAACTTTCTTTTTCCCGGCCTTTAAGGGCATTCAATACCACACCCGGC from Peptococcus niger carries:
- a CDS encoding DUF5665 domain-containing protein; amino-acid sequence: MVFFSKRKMGESPDIRYREAKEELQDLADGNGSNQEQFNKLISAMEKARLAEYASYLAHPYRLLFMNFLIGLARGLGSTIGLALVLAIVGMILKNIITMNLPGISEWLANLLAMAQAI
- a CDS encoding PFL family protein, whose amino-acid sequence is MKLSLTPTEIFETIHMVSDENLDIRTITMGISLRDCISRDVNDVARRIYDKITRYAEHLVETGEDISAEYGIPIINKRISVTPISIIGEACDKRDYVALAKALDKAAHTVGVDFLGGFSALVQKGMTDAERELIASIPEALAETDLVCSSVNVGSSKAGINMDAVAFLGDIIKETAERTKENDALGCAKFVAFCNAVEDNPFMAGAFHGIGEGAAVLSVGVSGPGVVLNALKGREKESFDVIAEHIKRMAYKITRSGEMVGRVAADRLGVPFGIVDLSLAPTPAVGDSVADILEAIGLERVGTHGTTAALAMLNDAVKKGGAMASSHVGGLSGAFIPVSEDAGMIRAAQEGALSFSKLEAMTSVCSVGIDMVAIPGDTPASTIAAMIADEAAIGMINRKTTAVRVIPVPGKSVGDKVEFGGLLGYAPIMDISRYDSSAFIARGGRIPAPIHALNN
- the lspA gene encoding signal peptidase II; this translates as MQTKFLGIIVLMLGLDQVSKWLVRDAMDLGQSIPITSSLMSLTYIENRGAAFGIMAGGRVLFIALTFLLLAFLLWYRHQNKHQSLLLEISTGLIIAGALGNLIDRIVKGSVTDFIDFHFFPIFNVADIAVTCGVFLMAVFIFKDENKSTNK